The sequence attaccttttggggtcgcggggggcgctggcgcctatctcagctacaatcagtcatatttatttattcgcaaactatggaagtcttttggtgtcataaaccAGATACAAGCCCATCTTTGAAGCAATGGACggaaatcacaatggacatttataaaatggagaagataaTGGTTTTCATTTATTATAAATTGGATTAttttacttcatactgggaaaactgggtcaattatgtcacacCACATAAGCCTGATTTTATTTTCTTGAATTAGTGattgtactgtttaaaaaaagattactccttgtctatagattaaaaaaaatgtactatacattattttattttattttttttatctttttattgatttatttgttaatattattattactttagtTTGGTttcttgtttttctcttttttggggaGGGAGAGTGGTGGCATCGTTGGGATATAAAcaagaaaaatattttgacatttagggcaaaCAATCGATGTATGCAGATATGATGTAATGATtcggaatgtctgatgctggatgtcaataaaaaatgtattttcaaaatagaggTAATGCAATTTTGCAAATAGTGTCGTCATTTTATGtatatgactttttttaaataaatcagatACATATGGGTGATgttcatacgttgtcaatatACAGTCTTTTatggttcatagttaatattgtaaatctagcattctttattttcatgtacattctgggtgtcttattcagtaaaaaaaaaaaaaatccattccgtTTAAGGCAGTCACTCATAACGTTTtcagctttcaatcagacattgtgaggttgtgtattagtgttcctaaaaatagatatactggaccccagacatttttttttcctgtaaatttggccccgagtcaaaatatttgcccaggccccatttagcgtgtctgtcttcatgaatacgCACAATATATGCTGATAATCAAAACGGCCACAATACGGGgaggaaaaaaatgcaaatatgtctATTTAGCACACGTAGTATGATTTATCATGATTAAAACTGTTCTGCGGCAGCTGTTTTACATCTCTATTTAGTATGTATAGAAAAGACGTGCAATCTGGCAGAAGTGCAGAAATGGCTATTAGAAAGGAGGGGATTGCACGTACAGTATGACTGTCAAAAATTGAAAATGTTAAGACATATCgtcttaattggccctagtgtgtgaatgtgagtgtgaatgttgtctgtctgtctgtgttggccctgcgatgagaggatgacttgtccagggtgtacgccgccttccgcccgattgtagctgagataggctccagcgcccccccgctacactaaagggaataagcggtagtaattggatagatggatgataatAGCtctcaatatagaggcaacttgtttttctactcgactggtactttaaaggcctactgaaacccactactaccaaccatgcagtctgatagtttatacatcaatgatgaaatattaacattggaacacatcccaatacggccggtttagtttactaaattacaatttaaaatttcccgcggagtttcttgttgaaaacgtcgccgaatgatgacgcgtatgacgacgcgtgcgcgtaatgtcccgggttggaggggacatattagcgcagtaccacttgcggctaaaagtcgtctcttttcatcgcgaaattacacagtattctgatcatctgtgttgctgaatcttttgcaatttgttcaattaataacggagaagtcaaagtagaaagacggaggtgggaagctatagcctttagccacacaaacagatggtgtttccttgtttaaaattcccggaggtgaagctttactatggatcagagcggtcaagcgaacatggatcccgactacatattgaccggcagttttcggtgtgaaaattgtgggaatgagtcgcctcttaccggagatcagcggagcttgcgcggTCCattcagctgccgtgacttccctcagactctggcgtcaacacacccgtggacacacccctccgactatcacgtactatttaactcactaaaacactagcaacacaatataaatataagggatttcccagaattatcctagtaaatttgtctaaaaacatctggatcgctcccaatgcaattgccttttttttttttctagtcctttgctatcaatatcctcagccacaaatctttcatcctcgctcaaattaatggggaaattgtcgttttctcggtccgaacagctcttgctgctggaggctatgattgtaaacactgtgaggatgtgaggagccctacaaccagtgacgtcacgcgtacatctttctgtaaaggcaaagcttttttattagcaaccaaaagttgcaaactttattttcgatgttctctactaaatcctttcagcaaaaatatggcaatatcgcgaaatgatcaagtatgacacatagaatggacctgctatccccgtttaaataaaatctcatttcagtaggcctttaaggttgtaagttgaggtactatcaTATATACAGTGTGAAATATATTGCATGATATGTGAGAGTTGGCGTCGGCGGCACTGTTGCTCGCTGCTAACGACCACATGTCCGTGCCAGTGCCTGCGATGAGCTAACCTGTGGGAAGATGGCGTTCTTCAAGAGCTTTCAGCAGAACCTCCCGTCCGTCAACATCTCCTCCATCTTGGACTCGGTGAGCAGCCGAGTGGACGACCTGGCCAACGCTGTCAGCGACGTCACGTACGCTGTCAGCGACCAGCTAACCGAGCAGGTCAACACCATCATCAACAAGGTGCAGGAGGAAGAAGATGGCGAGCAGGAGGCGGCACCGACGTCCGGAGCGCTGGAGGGTAAAAGCGTGTGGCCTTTGAGCAGGGAGTCAGAAACAAGTTCCAGTGTCAAAAACAACCAAAGCGCCAATGCGGCGGAGGCGGAGAACATGGCCAGTCAACTGGAGTGGGAATGGAGGGATGGGTGCTGGCGGGTGAAGAAGACGGAAGCAGAGTTagtggaggaggagaagaagaagaaggaggagaaggagcTGCAAGAGAAGCGAGAGCAGAGGAGGAAAGAGAGGAGAGAGAAGCGTTTGCAGGCAGGCGCCATGATTCAGAAGAACAATTTCCAGGATGAAGAAGCCGCAGAAAACAGCGGGTTGGAAgaagaggaaaaggaggagagTCGCGGCGAAGAAACAACTCGTGACGACTGTGAGGAACCTGAAAATGAAACATCGCAGCTCGGGAACGACAGAATGTCCCAACAGAAGGAGGAGAAGTACGaacaggaggagaaggaggaagagaagtGCAGCCTGGAGGGTGAAGGTGATGACGAGGAGGTGGACGAAGCCTCTGGAGCTCAagtgaagaaaaagaagaaggaggaaaagaagaagaaggagaaaagaaagaagagcaaGAAGAAAGAGAAAAGCAAACAAGGTTAGAAGAAGGTGTGCTGCTTGGATGCTTTCAACCTTCTTTCCTGCACTGGAAGTTCTGCCTCTTTTATAATGAAGTGTGCTGTCACTCTTTGGGTCTCATGTGAATGAAACAAAGCGAATGTTTGTATCCACCAGAGGTGCTACTAACAGACAGTGAGGAGGACCAAGACGCTGCAGTCCAGTCCAACACGAGCCCCGTAGTGCTGCAGGAAGGACACAACAGCAAGGCATCAAGCCACAACGGTAAGTTCAGAAAGTGTCGCTCACCTCGCCATGTCGTCATCTTCTGTCTCGACTTTGGGCAGACGGCAGCATCCAGAGGGTAAAGAAAGCCCCACCGCTCATGGAAGGACAACCGCCGCCGTACCAGGACCGGGACCGGGGAAGGGTGGCACGCGTGTCCTCCTATCGCTCGGCACGAGAGGCAAGGAGGGGGTCGTCGCCTCAGCGTTGCTCCAGCGAGGCCATGAGTGTGGACCAGGACACAGAGAGTTACCTGAACAAAGGCTGCGAGGAGGACATACCCAGTGACAGCACTGCTGTGGTGGGCACAGAGGTGAGTGGGGGGGCTCCTGGAGGCACAGTTTTAAAGCagtactccatccattttctaccgcttatccctttcggagtcacgtcgggtgctggagcctattaaaGCAGTACTGCATCATTAATATTAGGGTACGTGTTTGTGGACTTGCTGTCATTAAATATTGGAATGGAACAAAAACAATGCTCAGTTTTGAGGGACATGATCAGAAAAGTGTATTTTTTGGtaccaaaattaaatacattaatttcTAATACAAGACATCAAATGTGAAATATTGGTTAAATATCCcgataattgaaaaaaaatattgaaacatattatttaatttatttccaTGACCTTTTTACATTGCATTTCATTGAGGACATCGAAATCTTTGACAGATTTAATTAAATCAAGTCACATTCTGTTAGGTTTCTATAGCAAGCATCATAACAATAAAAGTTGATTAAATAAATAAGttgttaaatatttaaaatattccgCTAACTAAAGGaaaatgttattaaataaatacaatttggattaaatttcaaaaaatgtcctaaaatgtaaaaatagaaatGAATTGTGAAATAATTAGTAAATagttgtattactattaaatatttaaatattccccttgcgaccccaaaagggaataagcggtagaaatggatggatggatggatattaaatcaAATAGTGATTGAAATGATTAAATACCGTAAATATTTAACTTACTGCaaattgttatgaacgtgtccgttactactatatatataaacttgTAGTGCAtatacaaaatattgatgcagagttttgaagttgttttaaaaGGCTTTGAAGGCGACAATGGTGACTCATTTTCAAGCGGGTTTTATCTCTAAAatctgaagaagaaaaaaagaaagaaaaaaaaaagtacagactgtggtgaagtaggccggcttcgtcacgtgaagaagcctacaatttttggttgttttccgctccgtatgctgaatggcaatatacgttatatatctcaatattctTTCCATAAAGTCCTAGTTACATGATATACTAAGTATgtaattattttgtcttagtaaatcAATAATTactaagtcaaatgaatgacttactataaataagaatttgcaataagcatttgaaaaaaaaaaagagttaaaagtggggccacattcTGAcctatgctcaactcatcatgcttaatttattacaggctgctacattattaataattaatgtaaCTACAGCTGAAAAAAACTGTAccatagcaataggagagactattcatccctgaacaccatggagttcatgtaggctttatgatgcacttacattattatatcaactatcagagagaGAGACTCTTCAATAACatgatgtccttttttgctgcttcaacacagaaaaaaggtaaagtgaattAACTTAggtgttaactgtaggtcaataatgcttgtctttcagacagggctttgctgtccgtaacacacacacacacacacacacacgcacacacacgcacacgcgcacacgcacacacgcacacgcacacacgcacacgcacacacgcacacacgccgcaaaatgagctaaagttacgctaaaagctaattagccttcacctcaaggactgcaagcgagctgagctgccgcttatatttctagaacgtcaacgggctcatagtgatgttgctAGTAGTTGAAAGGTtccaagatattaaaaaaaaaacggatgaaATAAATCTTAGTAAAAAgttcaaatgtatttaaattttgaTGTAAATATTTAAGTCactattttaaatattattaatatatgatTAGTTGTATTGTAtttagcaggcctgggcaattattttaaatCGGGGGGctgaatttagagaaaaaaaattgtctgagggccggtatatctatttttaggaacactaatacaaaacctcacaataatgtctgattgaatgctaaaaacgttatgacagaccgccttaaaagcCGGAATTTCACAtttgttttactgaatgagacacccagaatgtacatgaaaataacaaatgTGATTTACTATATCAACTGTGAAAGatcaaacactgaatattgacaatttaggaacgtcacacgccctctcgatcgacatattttacaatcaagtgaaacgcaacaaaaatgcagcaaacacagcaaaatatgaccGTAAAGGGtgaaaaataaacccacctacaatctgaaatatcactaagctttagaactttgttgtaaaaacctctttccacgtctgtccctgacacccgcatttcaggctgaccgctctggaaacactctgtggaaacgctccccaacgacactgcttggtgcctcgtctgagctgctgtgacgtagattaccatagtaactagtatatcattttttaaaaaaattttccaagatggcgctgctgtagtggctgctattggcaggagctctgtgctcttgtgtcatccttttgtgtttccctcttgttttcatgtcttattatatttttttgccttttggtccgggaccctttgggactgtgtgacaagaggtggcactttcgtgacctctgcggtgctttttgtggactcctggatctgcctcccgggagccttttggccatggagaccagctgctgggtctctgccacaacAGAGTCGGTTTggaaggactggaggagatgcggatgaggggacagggctgcggagctagcgctgagcgccgggacggagaggcttcgcggtgtcttggctgggtgagcaggtgtcggataCCTCCGTCtgcttggacgtatcctcgctcatccatgcggactggacactggcagagagttggttggcggccgagagtggagtctgctctGTTGGTTGCTtcgttgggtctgctcctgtctctggccatgctccctccacctcagcggacgatggcgtgaaCACCGCCATCGTCTTTTATTCATagttgtatgtagaagtggctggttgtatccgctgctttaatgtcctttgtgttctttgacgtttccctcttgcacacatgtaagagggatgtgtactactgtatggctatgagttgtttttttcccccttggcctcagtccggatcccctctccagggcccaggtttagaccgatttttttattttatttgattttaatcttcgattttttttctcccatacacccccccacttgtttacctgtatcgtaccttttttgtaaggggcgctggaacccggcagacccgtcagcaatcgtgttctgtctccctataatgtttgtctgatcttggatgggattgtgctgaaagttttaattttcctgaaggaacgctcctgaaggaataaataaagtactatctaatctaatgcaaaagcgcagattccaaccattgaaatacttgaacaaactgtatagttcaagacttacggtaatttgaaaacatcactgcacttcataatggcagctacagttgcgctcttaaagatttaaaaaaattttgggggagaatgtctggcgggccggattgaaaagcttaattggATGCATgcagcccccgggccttaatttcccTACGTCTGGTATagaatataagtgttataatgactaTTATCAAGCCAAATCTAACAATGTAGTGGAGAAAATGTATACGTGAGTAATGAACTTTCCTGTCTGAATGTGAACATTTAGGAAAGTTGCGGCCCTCAGCTCCCCTCAGCCTACGAGCCGGAGCCACTAGCCAAGTACGGCACGCTGGACGTCGCCTTCGAGTACGACTCCACCGAGCAGTGGTTGGCCGTGACGGTCACCGCGGCGACGGACATTCCCGCTCTCAAGCAGACGGGCAACATTTCGTGGCAGGTCCACCTGGTCCTGCTGCCCACTAAGAAGCAGCGGGCCAAGACGGGCGTCCAAAAGGGACCGTGTCCCGTCTTCACGGAGACCTTCAAGTTCTCCAGAGTGGAACAAGAGGCCTTGGGCGACTGTGCCGTACGATTCCGCCTGTACAGCATCAGGCGCATGAAGAAGGAGAAGATCCTGGGCGAGAAGGTCTTCCACCTGACTAAACTCAACCTGCAGGGGAAGATGGCTCTTCCAGTCACCCTGGAGCCTGGCTCCGAACTTACAGTGAGAGATGATTCATATCTACTAATAACCTGAACAAATCACAGAGTTACTATATGTTTGTCT comes from Nerophis ophidion isolate RoL-2023_Sa linkage group LG24, RoL_Noph_v1.0, whole genome shotgun sequence and encodes:
- the syt14b gene encoding synaptotagmin-14b isoform X1; its protein translation is MAFFKSFQQNLPSVNISSILDSVSSRVDDLANAVSDVTYAVSDQLTEQVNTIINKVQEEEDGEQEAAPTSGALEGKSVWPLSRESETSSSVKNNQSANAAEAENMASQLEWEWRDGCWRVKKTEAELVEEEKKKKEEKELQEKREQRRKERREKRLQAGAMIQKNNFQDEEAAENSGLEEEEKEESRGEETTRDDCEEPENETSQLGNDRMSQQKEEKYEQEEKEEEKCSLEGEGDDEEVDEASGAQVKKKKKEEKKKKEKRKKSKKKEKSKQEVLLTDSEEDQDAAVQSNTSPVVLQEGHNSKASSHNDGSIQRVKKAPPLMEGQPPPYQDRDRGRVARVSSYRSAREARRGSSPQRCSSEAMSVDQDTESYLNKGCEEDIPSDSTAVVGTEESCGPQLPSAYEPEPLAKYGTLDVAFEYDSTEQWLAVTVTAATDIPALKQTGNISWQVHLVLLPTKKQRAKTGVQKGPCPVFTETFKFSRVEQEALGDCAVRFRLYSIRRMKKEKILGEKVFHLTKLNLQGKMALPVTLEPGSELTGCGSVVSVSRSAGAVSYRSTEDSSSPEILLGLIYNSATGSLSAEVIQGSHFKTTSSDKPVNGLFCCVKHFVGGQLYIMRDTYVTLSMLDSKGKEMSKCKTAVCRGQPCPTYKETFVFQVALFQLSEVSLVLSVFCRRSSMRPRERVGWVSLGLNSTGEEQLAHWTEMKEAEGQQVCHWHTLTDT
- the syt14b gene encoding synaptotagmin-14b isoform X2, encoding MAVDGGGRNCGVHELICARRVSPELLGVLSSIAAFMALMALFFLYLSNKLSVDSPDTLPHLRGYHNSHTEVLLTDSEEDQDAAVQSNTSPVVLQEGHNSKASSHNDGSIQRVKKAPPLMEGQPPPYQDRDRGRVARVSSYRSAREARRGSSPQRCSSEAMSVDQDTESYLNKGCEEDIPSDSTAVVGTEESCGPQLPSAYEPEPLAKYGTLDVAFEYDSTEQWLAVTVTAATDIPALKQTGNISWQVHLVLLPTKKQRAKTGVQKGPCPVFTETFKFSRVEQEALGDCAVRFRLYSIRRMKKEKILGEKVFHLTKLNLQGKMALPVTLEPGSELTGCGSVVSVSRSAGAVSYRSTEDSSSPEILLGLIYNSATGSLSAEVIQGSHFKTTSSDKPVNGLFCCVKHFVGGQLYIMRDTYVTLSMLDSKGKEMSKCKTAVCRGQPCPTYKETFVFQVALFQLSEVSLVLSVFCRRSSMRPRERVGWVSLGLNSTGEEQLAHWTEMKEAEGQQVCHWHTLTDT